TTCTGTCTATAAGTGTCGCTAAAAACTGTTCGTCTTGTCGCTGTATAGCTTCATACGATTCATTGATAAGAGCGACGAGCGTTTGGTGTTGTCTATCCAGTTCTATTACGCCAACGGACATGGTTTCATCCCAGTGCATGAGTGGCATTTTTGACTCCATTGTGCTTTGTGTCGGAGATGAAATCTACCAGAAACGGTAATAATGACAAGCAACAGTTGAATCCCCCTTGCCATCTGCTTGTGGTTATTAAGTAATTATAATTAAAACACTTGTTTGTTTTGAAGCCGTTCAGAAGATTGTTCAGATTATAATTCAAAAAAAGCGTTCGGTATGGTTGCATGGCAAACTGAGAATATGCCCAGTTAGGAGGTGGGATGATGAACAAGGTTTTAATTATGTCAAACAAGTGTCAGGAGTGCGTGTTTTATCATAAGAAATGCGTACTTGGGCACAAACGTCCCTGGAATTCATTGAGTTGTGACGATTACAGACCATATTGTCTGGTGTGTAATTATCCCAAGGAATTCTGCAACACATGCCGTAATCTTGCTTCTCGCAGACTGAAGCCGCTTGAAATCGATTTGAAAGTGACATTCAAGCATTTCAATGCGCTGCATTTTGATTGTGTCTGGCAGCCGTTGAATCTGCAATAGCTTCTTTCGTTTGGTTTGCATCACTGGTTCCCGAAAAGTCTTGATTCTCCGCTTAACTTTTCTGATTTTTCCGTCTAGATTGACTCGCCAAAAGAAACAGAACGGGAACCGCAATGGGATACAAGAATACTCGAGAGTGCCTTGACGCACTCGAAGCCAGAGGTGAACTGGTTCGCATCGATGCGTCCGTTGATGCTCATGTTGAGATCGGCGCGATTCAGCGGCGGGTCTTTCAGGCTGGAGGGCCGGCGTTACTCTTCAATCATGTGAAGGGATGCCGGTTCCCCATGGCTGCTAACATCTTTGGCACCAGGGAACGTGTGCATTTCATATTTCGCGATACTATAGATATGGTAGAGCGGTTGATGAAACTCAAGTTGAACCCCATGGAACTGCTCAGGCGTCCATGGAAATACCTTGGTGCGCCCGTGACCGGGTATCATACCATGCCCAGACGCGTGTCGTCGGGGCCGGTCATGGAGAACGAAACCACAATATCCAAGCTGCCTCAACTCGTTTCCTGGCCTATGGATGGTGGCGGGTACGTGACTTTGCCGCAGGTGTATACCGAAGACCCGGACAATCCCGGCTTTGGCGGCTCCAATATGGGAATGTATCGAGTCCAGTTGTCCGGCAATGACTACGTGCCTGATGAGGAAATCGGTCTACACTATCAGATTCATAGAGGTATTGGCCATCATCATGCTCAGGCTTTGCGAAAGGGCGAGCCTCTCAAGGTCAACGTTTTCGTGGGTGGTGCGCCTGCCATGACTTTGGCAGCCGTTATGCCGTTGCCTGAAGGACTGGCTGAAATTTTTTTTGCCGGTGCCATGGCAGGACATCGTATTCCCATGATCAAACGGGAGGGTGGTCTGCCTATCCCGGCCCAGGCTGATTTTTGTATCTGTGGTACTATTGTGGAAGGTGTGGAAAAGCCTGAAGGGCCGTTTGGTGACCATCTGGGATACTACAGTCTGGCGCATGATTTTCCGGTGCTCAAGGTGGATAAGGTATACCATCGTGACGATGCGGTATGGCCCTTCACCACAGTGGGCCGTCCGCCGCAGGAAGACACCATGTTCGGTCAGTTTATTCATGAACTGACTGCGGATCTTGTGCCATCCGTATTTGCCGGTGTGCATGAAGTCCATGCTGTTGATGCCGCAGGTGTGCACCCGTTGCTCCTGGCCGTAGGAAGTGAACGATATGTCCCTTATGCCGAAGAGCGGCAGCCGCAGGAATTGTTGACCAATGCCTTAGGACTGCTGGGGAATACCCAGACGTCGTTGTCCAAATATGTGCTTATTGCGGCTCGGGAAGATATGGCGGGTGGCGCATCCTGTCATGACATTCCGGGATTCTTCCGACATATGTTGGAACGGGTGGACCTGAAACGTGATCTGCATTTCATCACGCGAACCACCATAGATACGTTGGATTATTCCGGCATCAGCCTGAATCAGGGGTCCAAGTTGATCGTTGCGGCTGCCGGAAGTGTGAAACGGGAGCTTGGGACAGAATTGCCTTCGGGGATTGATTTGCCGCGTGGTTTCCGTGATCCGCAGGTATTTGCTCCCGGTATTCTGGTTATCAAAGGCCCTAAACACCGCCGGAAGCGGGATCAGCAGGACCCGGCACTCGATCGTCTCGGTGATATGCTGCACACGGTGCGTGGGATTGAAAAGTTCCCCATGATCGTAGTGGCTGACGATGCCGCTTTTACTGCCAGGGATTGGGATAACTTTTTGTGGGTGACGTTCACCCGATCTGATCCGGCCACGGATATGTATGGCGTGGGCGGTTTTACCCATGCCAAGCATTGGGGCGCAGACAAGGCTGTCGTCGTGGATGCTCGTCTCAAAACATATCATGCACCGTCTCTTGACCCGGACCCGGAAGTCGAGAAGCGAGTTGACGAACTCGGCGCAAAGGGCGGCCCTCTTTACGGAATCATCTAGCAGTGGAGATAGAAATGGACGAGAAAGTCTTAAAGGAATTGAAACTCGCCTTTGCCTGTGACGTCTATGAGACGGTCAAGGCAGCCCGAAAAAACCGGGATGAACATGTCTTTCGTCACACAATGGCCGAAGAAGACGGACAGATGGTTTTTGCCGGGATGTTTCCCAAGCAGGATATCATGGAGTTCCCTAATCTGACGGAAGAGTTCGTTAACAAGCTGCATACGTTCAACCTGCTCGGTGTGGTCACTGATGGTGAAAGCGGATTGGATATGTTCTATCTTGGCGGCATGAACAAACCGTTTACAACTTTGACTAATGGTCAGGAGATGGTCAGGCACCTGGTCGATGAACCGCTTATGGCTTTCCTGGAAATGTATTTCAAGGTCAAAGGTATCATGATCGATTTCAGAGAAATGAATTATGAAGAATTCACTACCGCTGTTGAAAGTGAAGTGTTCAAGAATACATCATTTTCTCAGATGAGCGAAGCTCAAGAGTTTCTGGAAGTCATCAAAAACTAGTTTGCGCATGAAAAAAGGCCGCACTTCATTGAAGTGCGGCCTTTTTTTTATCTGTTCAGTGTTCTTTCAATGGCTACTTCAAGCATGCGCTTGTGGAGTCGGATGGAAATGGTGTCACTGTTCTCGATATTGTCGACAAGCTCTCTGAGTTTGTCGACCGATTCAAGACATGCGGTGATGATCAATTCGTTTGGAGTGATCTGTTTTTTACGAATCATTTCCAGTATGTTTTCAATTTTATGAGAGAGCTCCTCGATGCTGTCGAGTTCGAGCAGGTTGGAACCGGCCTTGACTGAGTGGGCATCGCGAAAGATGGAGTTGATAGTCTCCTGATCACAATTGATTCCACATTCTTCCAAATGCAAAAGGCCCGACTCGATGGAGTCGAGCCGTTCGGCTGTTTCTTCTATGAAGATTTCAACGACTTCGTCACCACGTTTGATCAATCTATTCCACCTTCAATAAGGTTGATGGCGATTTCGGGAATCGTGTTCAGATCCGGTTTGGATATTTGTCTGTTTGCACCGACTGAATCACCTTTATGTTTTAATTCCTTTGTGATGATGGACGAATACAATATGACCGGCAGTTTATGCAAGAGGGGATCATCCTTAATGTTCTTGGTCAGGCTGAAACCATCCATGAGGGGCATCTCAATGTCGGAAATGACAATATTCACGAAGTCGGTGATATCTTTTCCGGAGGCCTCGGCTTCATCCCTGAGTCCTCTGATTGTCCGCAATGCCTCGTCGCCGTTGTTGGTGATGATGGGATTGAAGTTGGCATCAGTCAGGTTCTGCTTAATCATGGCCCGGATGGTGGCGGAATCATCGGCAACAAGCACATTGTACCGGGTCTTGGAAATGGTCATGTCCTCATCTGATTTTGGTTCGAACTGTGTCAGGATCGTTTCCAGATCAAGGAGTTGGACAAAGTAATCGCCTTTGTCGATAAGTCCGACAATGGCATCCGTGTTACTGCTAATAATGTTTGAAGGCGGTATGACCTCACCCCAGCCGACACGTTGAATCTCCGTGACTCCCGATACCAGGAATCCAGTGACGGATTTACTGAACTCCGTAACGATGACGATGTCTCGTTCGGTTTTCGGCATATCCAATTCCAGCCACACAGAGAGATCCAGAACCGGAAGGATCAGGTCGCGAAGAGGTATTGTTCCCATGAAAGAAGGGTGAGGAGCCGATTCCGGCGGATCAAGATTCGGTGTTTCAATGACCTGCATGACTTTGGCCACGTTGATTCCAAAAAAATTGGGAACAGGCTCTTCGCCTTCCTTGCGGATTTCATTGATGTAGAACTCGAGGATTTCAAGTTCATTGGTCCCTGTTTCCAACAGGATCCCGGTGTCTATTGCGCTTTTGCTCATGAATGGTCTCCCAATCAGGTTCATGTCGACGTTTTCAGCCAAGTAGTGCGTAATATACGCTGTCATGGATTTTATGTCCATGTAGTTCGAAGATTTCTCGTGAATTTATAATGCCTTCATGTTGAATTTGTCATTGTATATATGTGGAGTAATTTTTTGCAATGCCTTGACGTCTTCACGAAGCCCATGCACAAGAATATTGGTTAAAAATGTTCATAAAATGTAATGGAGATGCATAATGAGCGAGAAAAAGACCGTTGATCCGACAAATATTCAGAAAAAAGTTGTTGAAAGGCTTCAGAAGTCTGCGGCTGATCTCATCCCCTGGTTCTACAGTGACATGCCTGAATATTATTTTCTTACCCATGGCGAAGAAGAGCAGATTACTCATGTCATGGCGTTACTCTCTGGCATGGTTCGCAAGGAAAAGCAGTCACTGGCATTGCATAGTCCGTGTGGCACCAAGGTGACACACATCACGCCGGGTGGAGATATGAACGCGTTGGCCGGAGTTCTCAAGAGGTATCAGGATAAAGATATCGAGATAGCCCGAGTGTATTCCAGTCATGATGATTCCTTGCGACTTGATACCTTTGTCTTCGGCCCGCAACCTCTGTGCTCTTTGGATGCACAATCCGTCAAGGATGTGATGGGGATGGTGCAGGACGGAACTGTTGAACTCGGTTCTGAAAATGTCGGAGATTTCAGGAATTTTCTCGGTTCTGTGAGTGAAGATTATATTGAAAAATTTGAACCGGGTCGGGTCTTGCGGCATTTCAGGACGTGCGGCTGTGTAGAGAATCAGGAACGGGTACAAATCCTGCTGGAAAAAGATGTGCATCCGGGCTTTGATCGTATCAGTGTGGCTATGGCTAATCCGCCGCGAACCTCCCTGCTGTTGCGGGTTGTGAACGTCTTTGCCCGCGAGAACATTCCTGTGGACCGGGCCTATTCAGATCAGTTCGAGCGCGGTGAAAAAGCACCCGTGGCTATTATGAGTTTCTATCTGGACAAGGAACGCATTGATCTTGATGAGTCCAGCAAAAAATGGCTGCGTCTCAAGCGTCAGCTTGAAATGACCAAATGGTTTGCACCACATGGTCTGGAAGCTCTGGCCTACGAAGAGGGGTGGGAACTGGAACAGGTCATGCTTATGCAGGCGGCAGGAGAGTTTGCGCATCAGTTTCTCATCAAGAAGGATTTGCATGCCTATACCTCCAGTCGAATTGTTTACGTTATTCTCAAACACCGTGACGTGGCACAGAAACTCTTTGATTATTTTGAGACACGATTCAATCCGGCTTTTGTCGGAGACAGAGAAGCTGTCATGGCTGAGAAGCGCATGATTGCACGTGCTGCCATCCGGGATGTCGGCAACAGTATTCATCGTGATATTCTGACCTATATCTATAAATTTTTCCGCTATACCTTGCGGACGAATTACTACTTGGAACACAAGCTCGGCCTGAGTTTCCGACTTGATCCGCTGATCCTTGCGCCCATGCCAAGAGAGGAACGACCATTTGGCGTGTATTGCTTCCATGGTCCGTACAGCTTTGCCTTCCAGGTGCGGTATCGTGATACGGCTCGTGGCGGTGTCCGTGTGGTGCGGACATGGAGTCAGGAAGAGTTCGAGATGGAGTCCAACAGGTTGTTTGACGAAGTGACCAAGCTGGCTTCAGCCCAGCAGTTCAAGAACAAGGATATTCCCGAGGGTGGTTCAAAAGCCGTTATTCTTCTCGGTCCGGAAGGGGATATCGATCTGGCCGTCAAATCCATGGTGGATTCGTTCCTGGATCTGCTGGTTATTCCTGAAGGGGTAGACGGTTTGGTTCAGCCCGGTATTGTGGATTATCTGGGACGCGAAGAGATCATCTTCCTCGGCCCGGACGAAAATATCACGCCGAATCACATTCGATGGATTGCAGCGCGGGCAGAACTCCGTGGGTACAAATGGCCGAGCGCCTTCATGAGTTCCAAGCCCGGGGCTGGTATCGCGCACAAGGAATACGGTGTGACATCCGAGGGCGTTATCGTCTTCGCCGATGAATTACTGCGTACTCTTGGCATTGACCCGGATAATGAGTCCTTTACGGTTAAGATAACCGGCGGACCAGCTGGCGATGTGGCGTCCAATGTCATGCGATTCCTCATGCGCGATTATGGTGAAAATGCCAAAATCGTGGCCATGACTGATGGGCACGGCGCAGCGTATGACCCTGATGGTATGGATCATGCTGAGCTTCTTCGCCTCATGGATGGGAATTTCAAGGCCTCTCATTTTGATAAATCAAAACTGACGGGTGAGGGTGCATTTGTTGTATCCACGGATGAACCGGAAGGAACCCGTATTCGCAACACGCTGCACAATACGGCGGTAGCGGATATCTTTATTCCATCTGGTGGACGTCCTGACACAATTAATATGTCCAACTGGAAAGAATTCCTGCAAAAAGATGGGACTCCGTCAGCACGGGGGCTGGTGGAAGGCGCAAATATCTTTATCTCTGCCGAGGCCCGTGCCGAGATGGAGAAAGCCGGTGTTCTGGCTGTTCCTGGCCCTTCGGCCAATAAGACCGGCGTTATCTGTTCTTCCTATGAAATTCTGGCCGGGCTCATTCTCAGCGAAGAAGAGTTCCTGGAAATCAAGGATGAATATGTGGCTCAGCTGATCGACATTCTGCGGGATCGTGCTCGGTCCGAAGCCCGAGTGCTCATGCGGGAGTTCAAGTTGGCCGGTGGAAAGCGGACCATCACCCAGCTTTCTTTTGAGCTGTCCGAGTCAATCAACTCACTTGCAGACAGGGTGGCCGAAGTGTTGAACGATTCCGTGGACAGGGTGGCGGATGATCCGCAACTTGTTGAAGTCCTTTTGTCGTATTGTCCGGCGGTGTTTGCCGAGAAGTATAGAGATCGGATTGTGAATGATATTCCTCGTGGGCATCAACTTGCATTACTTGCTTCATTTGTATCGGCCAAGATGCTGTATCAGGAGGGCATGGGCTGGGCTGATCATTTGGTTGAATTGCGCGATATCCGTGACGTGTTTTTCAATTATCTTGATCAGGATAAAATTGTTGACGGATTGTTGGATGAGGTCCGAAAAGCCGGATTGGAACATGCGGATCTTATTGTTGATATCCTGGAAAATTCCGGGCGCAAGAAGCTTACTTTAAACAAACTCGGGCTTGGATAAAATCCGACTTGTAACTAACTATTTGTGATTCCTGGAGGTCTATTGTGCCTTCAGGAGTCACATTTCTTCTTTTTGTGGTATGAAATCCACTTGACAAACGTATGAGCAGATCGTACTCTAACTACAAATGAACAAATACTCATGTGAGGCAGAATATGTCCAATGTAGCCTGTAGTGATACTGAGCAACACGAGAAAAATGTGGCAGCAGCCAAGGAAAAGATGCTCTCCGAAAGAGAGTTTCTCTTTCTTGCAGAATTGTTCAAGGCTCTGGGTGATTATACCCGCGTTCGTATTCTTTATGCCTTGTCTGTTGGAGAGTTGTGTGTCTGTGCACTTGCTGAAGTTCTGGACATGTCCCAGTCGGCGATTTCTCATCAACTGAGATTGCTCCGGGCAGCAAAGCTGGTTCGTTATCGCAAGGAAGGAAAGAACGTTTTTTACTCTCTGGATGATGACCATGTGCGTAATCTGGTCAGCCAGGGGCTCGAGCATGTCAGGGAACAGGGGTAAAAGCCCCTGTCCTCTTTTTTTTGCCATCACTTATGAATACTTGCTCATGTATGAACATTTTAACCATTGAAGAGTCTTCGCTATGTTGAATATGATTATTAATATTGTTTATGAGTCCTGGCATGTTCTTGTGGATGCAGGGCCGTATCTTCTTTTTGGTTTTTTTGTAGCTGGGATGCTCAAGGGTTTTGTGCCTGATAAATATATGGCTCGTCATCTTGGTAAAAAGTCTGTGGGCTCTGTATTCAAGGCGGCAATCATAGGCGTTCCCCTGCCATTGTGTTCGTGCGGTGTCTTGCCCACGGCATTGGGGCTTCGTCGCCAGGGTGCAAGCAAGGGCGCGACAACGGCCTTCATGATTTCCACTCCTGAAACAGGCGTGGATTCAATGGCGGTGACCTATGCGCTCATTGATCCGATCATGACAATCATCCGGCCTGTTGCCGCATCTATTACCGCTGTTTTTGCAGGTGTTCTTGTTAACGCCTTTCCTGACAGGAAGGAACCACTGCCGATGGCGAATGTGGCTGAGCCTTTGGCAGGGTGTGCAACAGGAGGGTGCGGTTGTGGTCATGACCGTTGCAGTACTGATGAAAAAATGAGCATAGGTGCCAAGTTTCGACTGGGCATGAGCTATGCCTTTGGAGAGATGATCGCTGATATCGGACGCTGGTTGTTGGTCGGTGTGGTCATCGCAGGGATCATTTCCGCTGTGGTGCCGTCTGATGCACTGGATCAGTATGTGGGGACTGGCTTCTTGTCATATCTTGTCATGCTGGTCGTGGCCTTGCCGCTGTACGTGTGCGCTACGGCATCGACGCCCATAGCGGCCTCTTTGCTGCTCAAGGGATTGTCCCCAGGCGCAGCCCTTGTGTTTTTGCTTGCCGGTCCTGCCACCAATGGTGCGACGATCACGGTTATGCTCAAGACTTTAGGCAAGCGGGCAGCAGGGATGTATGTCTTGTCTATTGTGGTTTGCTCGTTGATGTTGGCTTGGGCCACTGATCTGCTATATACCGCCCTCGGGCTGGATATTACGGCAGTGGTCGGTGAAGTAACCGAAGTAACCCCGCATTGGCTTGGAGTTACCTCCGCTGTAATCACCCTGCTTCTGGTTGCGTGGAGCTTCATGCGCCCCCATTCCCACGATCATTAGCCCGATATCCCTCTCTTCGTGTCGTCAAAGAGGGGGATTTATACTGGTTGAGTATGTTTTTTGTTTAAATTAAGCTTCTTACAATATATTAAATATGTGATAAGTCCTATCCGAAATTAATACATTTCGGAGTGTGTTCCATGAGATCAAGCGTTCTTTTGAGTTGTGTTTGCCTTTTGATGTTATGCGGTTGCAACGGCAAGCAAGTTAACCCGCAAATTTATAGGGCTTCCGGTAGTCCTTCGTACTCCATGACGGATGATTTTGTGTATACGGGCAGTCCTACATGGAATGAGAGTGCGTGCTGTAGCGGTCCTGTATGTCAGCCTTTTCATGCGTCGGCTGATGTGAAATCATTTGTCGATACGTATGTTGTTGCTCCAACCGATAAAATCCCTGTTGAAGTTTGCGTCTTTATAAGAAAAAAGAGTGCCAAATCTCGAGCGCGGTGGCAGGCGATGGATGGAAATAAGATTTCGATTGATGGAAAAGAGTATAGTGAAAATTTCGGATTTTACGATCTGAAAGAACATGGACTCAATAATCTTGTTGCAAAGTACCTGTCTGAGCAGGGATATACTGCAACAGGACGAGGATATCTCGTGTATTTGGTCACGCGAAATGTGAATACCAGATGGCAAATGACAATTATGTATGCGTATAATTTTGAATATCTGCCGGTTGAGGCCACAAAGAGTGAAGAGGCCTTGAGAGATTTTCTCAGAAAACAGTTTAGCGAGCGGATTACTGTGTCGTAGCAGTATTTCTGAAGTGGTAAATAATGGGCGAAGGGGGGCACCTCTTCGCCTTTTCTTTCTTTTTTGTGCATGGTAAAGGCATCGTCGAAACCAAGAGGGAAGATATCAATGAAAAAAATCTGTATAGCCATCGCCTTGCTGCTGTTAATGAATGTATCCGCTCACGCGGAAAATATGAAGATTCGATTCGGCATTCTTCCGGTCATCGACACGCTGCCCTTGCAGGTGGGCGTTCAGGACGGCCTTTTTGAAAAATACGGTATCGATGTGGAGTTGATCCGTTTTGCGTCTGCTTTGGAGCGCGACACTGCTATGCAGGCCGGTCAGCTTGATGGGTATTTCGGCGATCTCGTCGCAACGTATCTGCTCATTAATCAGGGAGTACCAATGCGTATCGCCCTGACTTCCTGGCGTACGACACCCGACTATCCCATGTTTGGCATCGCGTTGTCTCCGGCCAACAAGGATCGTGATCTAGGCGACATGAAAGGCCGTACCCTCGGTTTATCCAAGTCAACCGTGATGGAATATCTCGCTGACAAGATGGAAGACGCTCTTGGGGTTAATCGTGGTCATTTCTCCAAAATTGAAATTAAGAAACTTCCCATTCGGCTCCAAATGCTCATGACAGATCAGGTGGACAGCGCCTTGCTGCCTGAGCCGTTGCTTTCTCTGGCCCGTCTCAAGGGCGGCGGCCTTTTGGCAACCGCCGAGAAACTCGATATGCCTCTGACAGTTCTTTGTCTCCACGAGAAATATTTTGCTGACGATGCCGAAGGATATGCCAGGTTCATATTGGCATATAAAGAGGCTGTGCAACGTCTGGCTGATTCGCCGGAAACGTATCGTCCTCTCATGGCAAAAACCTGCCGTATTCCCAAACCGCTGATGTCCGAGTTCCCGGTATACCCGTATCCCATGCCCTCACTGCCGTCTGCTGCCGAACTGAATGAAGTCCAGACATGGATGGTTGAAAAGGGATTGCTCAAGGTTAAAGTGCCGGATGAGACAGCACTCTCTCCGGTTATCCCATAGCGTATGCTGACGGCTGAAAATCTGGGCAAATTGTATGACGGGCAGGCCGTTCTTGAAAATGTTTCCTTCTCTCTCGGGCAGGAGGAGACTTTGGCTGTTGTCGGGCCTTCCGGTTGCGGCAAGACGACCTTGCTTTATCTGCTGAGCGGACTGGCTTCGCCCGATACGGGGCGTGCCTTGCTTGAAGGACGTTCAATTGATGCGCCGTCTTCTGATATTTCAATTATTTTGCAGGATTATGGTCTCTTGCCGTGGCGCAATGTTATAGACAATGTAGCCCTTGGTCTTAAAGTGCAGGGAGTGGGCAGGAAAGAACGTTTGGCCCTTGCCCGTGAACAGTTGACCGAGGTGGGCATTGTCGGTCGAGACCATGATTATCCTGCCAATCTGAGTGGTGGTGAGCAGCAGCGCGTAGCCATTGCCCGTGCATTTGTTACAAGACCCCGCCTCATGCTGCTGGACGAACCCTTTTCCTCGCTGGATGCCCTGACGCGTGAAAGGTTGCAACGAGCCTTGCTCGACGTCTGGAAGGTGCGCAAGGTGCCGTTTGTTCTGGTCACGCACTCTCTGGAAGAAGCTGTGGTGCTCGGCAAACGGATCATGGTCATGTCAGGTCGTCCGGCCAGCCCTGTGGCGGTGTTTGATAACCCCGGATTCGGCGATGCGTCCATCCGTGACACCGAGGCGTGCTTTTCTCTCCTGAAAGAACTCAGGCATACTGTGGAGGATCTATGGTAGGCCTGTGCAAAGCATGTCTGCGATATGGACTGGTCATTCTCGCTATCGGCGTGCTCTGGAAGCTCGCAGCAATAGGGATGGGTGGTGTCATATTGCCGCATCCGGAAGATGCTTTTCTGGCCTTTTTAGCGGCCATGATAACCCGTGAGTTCTGGGAACATTTTTTTGTCAGCGGGTATCGTACGGTTATGGCAATGATACTTGCGTGGGGCACGGCCTTTCCTCTCGGGTTACTTATGGGAAGTATGAAGCGGGTGGACGCTGTATTCGCTCCATTTGTTTTTTTGACATATCCCATTCCGAAAATTGTATTGCTGCCGGTGTTTCTGCTCCTGCTGGGGTTGGGCGACGGTGCGAAGATAGCCATGATCGGGTTGATCCTCGGGTATCAGATACTTGTCACGACCCGGGATGGCGTGCGCTCCATTCATCCGAAATATTTTGATTCTGTCCGGTCTCTTGGTGGCTCTCGCATGGATGTGCTGCGTGAGGTGCTGCTTCCGGCGGCGTTACCGCATGGGTTCACTGCCCTGCGTCTGGGGACAGGCGTGGCCGTAGCGGTACTCTTTTTTGTAGAATCTTTTGCCACGACCAGAGGGCTGGGCTATATGATAATGGATGCTTGGGGAGCCATGGATTATCTGACCATGTTCTCAGGTATTTTGGGTATGAGTATGATGGGTGCGGCTTTGTATGAAATTGCTAATTTTCTCGAGCGCAGGGCGTGCAAGTGGATGTTTCTGCGCATCAAAGAATAACCGGAGGAGAAGGTTCTGTCTTCCACCAAACTTGAATTTAACGACGGACATATGGCGAGCCAGCTTTTCGGGCCGCATAATCAGCACCTGAAATTGCTCGGCGAACGCATTGGTGTGACCATTGAAAGTCGCGGAAATGCGGTGGTTATTGATGCACCCGAAGGGGAGGAAGCCAAGGCTGATCTTGCCAGTCAGGTGTTGTCACAACTCTATACAATGATCCAAAGGGGCAAATCCGTGCATCCGCAGGATGTGGATTTTGCCTGTCGCATACTTGAGCGTCAACCGACCGCTGATGTCGGCGAGGTCTTCAAGGGTGATGTCTATACGACCTCCGGCAAGCGAACCGTGTCTCCCAAGTCGTTGAATCAGCGTGAGTATCTGGACGCCATCAAGGACTCCGATATGACGTTCGGCATTGGTCCGGCAGGGACGGGCAAGACGTATCTGGCGGTTGCCATGGCTGTGGGCGCACTCGCCCGGCGTGAAGTCAAACGCATCGTGTTGACGCGTCCGGCAGTCGAAGCCGGTGAAAAACTTGGTTTCTTGCCGGGTGATCTGGCGGAAAAGATTAATCCGTATCTGCGGCCACTGTATGACGCACTGCATGACATGCTCGATTTTGCCAAGGTACAGGACTATCAGGAAGCGGGTATCATAGAGATTGCGCCATTGGCTTTCATGCGAGGACGGACGCTTAACGACGCTTTCATCATTCTGGATGAAGCGCAGAACACCACGCCCGAGCAAATGAAGATGTTTTTGACCCGTCTTGGATTCGGTTCCAAAGCCGTTATTACGGGTGATGTCACCCAGATCGATTTGCCTATTCATGCCAAGTCCGGGTTGCTGCAGGC
The genomic region above belongs to uncultured Pseudodesulfovibrio sp. and contains:
- a CDS encoding SO_0444 family Cu/Zn efflux transporter — translated: MNMIINIVYESWHVLVDAGPYLLFGFFVAGMLKGFVPDKYMARHLGKKSVGSVFKAAIIGVPLPLCSCGVLPTALGLRRQGASKGATTAFMISTPETGVDSMAVTYALIDPIMTIIRPVAASITAVFAGVLVNAFPDRKEPLPMANVAEPLAGCATGGCGCGHDRCSTDEKMSIGAKFRLGMSYAFGEMIADIGRWLLVGVVIAGIISAVVPSDALDQYVGTGFLSYLVMLVVALPLYVCATASTPIAASLLLKGLSPGAALVFLLAGPATNGATITVMLKTLGKRAAGMYVLSIVVCSLMLAWATDLLYTALGLDITAVVGEVTEVTPHWLGVTSAVITLLLVAWSFMRPHSHDH
- a CDS encoding ABC transporter substrate-binding protein is translated as MKKICIAIALLLLMNVSAHAENMKIRFGILPVIDTLPLQVGVQDGLFEKYGIDVELIRFASALERDTAMQAGQLDGYFGDLVATYLLINQGVPMRIALTSWRTTPDYPMFGIALSPANKDRDLGDMKGRTLGLSKSTVMEYLADKMEDALGVNRGHFSKIEIKKLPIRLQMLMTDQVDSALLPEPLLSLARLKGGGLLATAEKLDMPLTVLCLHEKYFADDAEGYARFILAYKEAVQRLADSPETYRPLMAKTCRIPKPLMSEFPVYPYPMPSLPSAAELNEVQTWMVEKGLLKVKVPDETALSPVIP
- a CDS encoding ABC transporter ATP-binding protein, with amino-acid sequence MLTAENLGKLYDGQAVLENVSFSLGQEETLAVVGPSGCGKTTLLYLLSGLASPDTGRALLEGRSIDAPSSDISIILQDYGLLPWRNVIDNVALGLKVQGVGRKERLALAREQLTEVGIVGRDHDYPANLSGGEQQRVAIARAFVTRPRLMLLDEPFSSLDALTRERLQRALLDVWKVRKVPFVLVTHSLEEAVVLGKRIMVMSGRPASPVAVFDNPGFGDASIRDTEACFSLLKELRHTVEDLW
- a CDS encoding ABC transporter permease subunit codes for the protein MVGLCKACLRYGLVILAIGVLWKLAAIGMGGVILPHPEDAFLAFLAAMITREFWEHFFVSGYRTVMAMILAWGTAFPLGLLMGSMKRVDAVFAPFVFLTYPIPKIVLLPVFLLLLGLGDGAKIAMIGLILGYQILVTTRDGVRSIHPKYFDSVRSLGGSRMDVLREVLLPAALPHGFTALRLGTGVAVAVLFFVESFATTRGLGYMIMDAWGAMDYLTMFSGILGMSMMGAALYEIANFLERRACKWMFLRIKE
- a CDS encoding PhoH family protein — translated: MASQLFGPHNQHLKLLGERIGVTIESRGNAVVIDAPEGEEAKADLASQVLSQLYTMIQRGKSVHPQDVDFACRILERQPTADVGEVFKGDVYTTSGKRTVSPKSLNQREYLDAIKDSDMTFGIGPAGTGKTYLAVAMAVGALARREVKRIVLTRPAVEAGEKLGFLPGDLAEKINPYLRPLYDALHDMLDFAKVQDYQEAGIIEIAPLAFMRGRTLNDAFIILDEAQNTTPEQMKMFLTRLGFGSKAVITGDVTQIDLPIHAKSGLLQARKILGGVKGVKFMNFDEHDVIRHPLVGRIVRAYDVHEASGK